From one Mytilus trossulus isolate FHL-02 chromosome 10, PNRI_Mtr1.1.1.hap1, whole genome shotgun sequence genomic stretch:
- the LOC134686301 gene encoding uncharacterized protein LOC134686301 — protein sequence MESSAEERINVALETLKKELIEMRSLDVELMKQLLSINDTIQKLTKGNTMTRTQSCKSRISTKRSQRLQHIKDRVEKPIRRLQSTPSFCRLSSSDSTSNFEKQESPNSMDDATFYFEESDEDLYVKDNRLARYNSMSCIAPLDDTQTNCYEEILRANIKVWKSSKVEETEC from the exons ATGGAAAGTTCTGCAGAGGAACGAATAAATGTTGCCCTGGAAACTCTAAAGAAAGAATTG ATTGAAATGAGAAGTCTTGACGTTGAATTAATGAAACAATTACTCTCCATTAATGACACAATACAGAAACTTACCAAGGGTAACACCATGACAAGAACGCAGTCATGTAAAAGTCGCATCAGTACAAAAAGGTCACAAAGATTGCAGCATATAAAAGACAGAGTTGAGAAACCAATAAGAAGACTACAGAGTACACCATCTTTTTGCCGGTTGAGTAGTTCCGATTCAACGTCAAACTTTGAAAAACAAG AGTCACCAAACTCAATGGACGAtgctacattttattttgaagaaaGTGACGAGGATTTGTATGTAAAAGATAATAGACTTGCCCGTTACAATTCTATGTCATGCATAGCACCTCTTGATGATACCCAAACTAACTGTTATGAAGAGATACTACGAGCTAATATCAAAGTATGGAAATCTTCAAAAGTGGAAGAAACTGAATGCTGA
- the LOC134686302 gene encoding uncharacterized protein LOC134686302, producing MLTKSRISQQSYWIKSKLIDINMEESKQPKKYNLRKRQNITKSGGNKNGHTISEESSPKSKYSKKEDEYSETEMISSRKPSIELLKDWQIIYTRLHQVSTICSVDDYTMWIGSPKSNLLKVKYDLVRSSTITYIKEFEYPDVDFYDFCYDFDDDRILYSDRKNSSITAISSEYEISLFKSFRPLKPTCITISSDNYIFVGLVNKYSNDESPSRSIIKMCKDGTVCLKIDSIQEGKAIFIMPHRCIVNSVNNNIIVAAFENSKSKGKIIVFNDEGQVISMYTDDRHGVKFCPSFVTCSPVGDIICSDEKSGDILMFDSQAKLLNVIKKGDCRLYGNPYSMAWDTNDQLIIGTKSNPSSKSTGAIQLARYIQDTESK from the coding sequence ATGCTTACAAAATCAAGAATAAGTCAACAAAGCTATTGGATAAAATCCAAATTAATAGATATCAACATGGAAGAAAGCAAacagccaaaaaaatataatttacgaAAACGTCAAAATATCACCAAATCAGGTGGCAATAAAAATGGACACACTATCTCAGAAGAATCTAGTCCAAAGTCGAAGTATTCAAAGAAAGAAGACGAATACTCTGAAACAGAAATGATCTCGTCCCGTAAACCATCAATAGAACTGCTAAAAGACTGGCAAATCATTTACACTAGACTCCATCAAGTATCAACCATCTGCTCTGTTGATGACTATACGATGTGGATAGGTAGTCCTAAAAGCAATCTGTTGAAGGTAAAATACGACCTAGTCAGATCTAGCACGATCACCTATATAAAAGAATTCGAATACCCGGATGTAGACTTTTATGATTTCTGTTACGACTTTGACGATGACAGAATTTTATACAGTGATCGTAAAAATTCCAGTATCACTGCAATATCTTCCGAATATGAAATATCTTTATTCAAATCTTTCCGTCCGTTAAAACCTACATGCATTACTATTTCGTctgataattatatttttgtcgGTCTTGTgaacaaatattcaaacgacGAATCACCATCTAGATCGATAATTAAGATGTGTAAAGACGGAACAGTCTGTTTAAAAATTGACTCAATTCAGGAAGGGAAAGCTATCTTTATAATGCCTCACCGATGCATAGTGAATAGTGTCAATAATAACATTATTGTAGCTGCTTTTGAAAACTCAAAATCTAAAGGAAAGATAATAGTTTTCAATGACGAAGGACAGGTTATCTCTATGTATACAGATGACAGACATGGTGTCAAGTTCTGCCCAAGTTTCGTTACGTGTTCACCAGTAGGTGACATTATATGTTCCGACGAGAAGAGTGGTGATATCCTCATGTTCGATAGCCAAGCAAAACTCCTCAATGTCATAAAAAAGGGAGATTGTCGATTATATGGCAATCCGTACAGTATGGCTTGGGACACAAATGACCAATTGATAATTGGAACGAAATCTAATCCGTCTTCAAAATCCACTGGTGCTATACAACTAGCACGGTATATTCAAGACACAGAGAGTAAATGA